The sequence below is a genomic window from Uranotaenia lowii strain MFRU-FL chromosome 2, ASM2978415v1, whole genome shotgun sequence.
gtattttttgagtgatagcatttgaaattttatacacttttttgacaattttttgttcgagcttgtacgtctgttctctgtggtattcATAAGCAGCTTCAACTACAACTTTTAGGACTATCAaaagcatcagcatcagcatcaatATCAGTATCAGCATCAATATCAGTATCAGAATCAGTATGGACTTTCAGCATCAGTATCAGCATCAGCGTCTGCATCAGCTTCTGCATCAGCATGTACCTTCAGCCATTTGTTTTTTGTGTCAGCATTGAAATCAgcatcaacatcagcatcagcatcagtaTCAGCATCAGAATCAGCATCAGTATCAATTTTTTCTGCATCAGCATCAGTAGaacagcatcagcatcagcatcagcatcagcatcataATCAGCATCagtatcagcatcagcatcagtatcagcatcagcatcagcaccaGCATCAGTGTCATTTTTTTGATACAACAGCATCAGGATCAGCATCAGAATAAGCATCAGAATCAGCATCAGAATCAGCATCAgaatcagcatcagcatcagcatcagaaTCAGCATCAGAATCAGCATCAGAATCAGCATCAGAATGAGCATCAGAATCAGCATCAGAATCAGCATCAGAATCAGCATTAGCATCAGCATCAGAATCAGCATCAGAATCAGCATCAGAATCTACATCAGAATTtacatcagcatcagcatcagcatcagcatcagcatcagaatcagcatcagcatcagaaTGAGCATAAGGATCAACATCAGAATCAGCATCCACATCAGGagcagcatcagcatcagcatcagcatcatcatcagaATCAGCATCAGAATCAGCATCAgaatcagcatcagcatcagcatcagcatcagcatcaccATCACCATCACCATCAGCATAAACATCAGCATCAGAATCAGCATCATGATCAGCAACAACTTAAACATCAGCATCAGAATCGGCATCAGAATCAgcatcagaatcagaatcagctCGCTAAGAAAAATTCTAACTTCTTTTGTTGTAGCTTCGTCTTTTAAGCTACATTTTGCGAGCTAGGGCCGAAATATTTAGTGCGTGCCAACAAAAAAGATAGGTAAAAGACGTGCGTTTACTCACCGTGCCCGTGCATGTGCTAACTGCGTTGCCGTACAGGCCACCACATTATTTCGCCCGACAGCCACTTCGAGACGCCGCAGCCAATCACAGCAGATCACCGCAGCGGGTTTCCGTCAACTACAACCCGCCGGGTGCCCGACATCACCGGCAACCGCAAGAACATCAGCAGCACCAACGTCAACATTCGCTGTCGGTGTTCCGCTTCACCTTTTGAGCGTCAGCAACAACATCACCAGCAGCATCGATTCTAACACCAACACACGCTCCCGTCGAGGGTTGAGCCAGGCGACCGAAAGGGAAACACAGGTTTGGTCAAACACCCGAAAGCAATTGGTGAGTCGTTCTCAATCCCGTTATTCCGTACCTTTTCTTCACAGCGCCGTCCCGGGCGGACATGGCATTGCCACTGTAACCGGGCTGCAGGgggcaccttttttttaaacactccCGAGATAACACGAATTCGTTTTGAAACCCGCCGAAAACTGAATTTTCCGTTCTAACAACCGCACCGAATCGAAAACAGCACTAAAACGTATACGTAAACATAAATGTTTCGGTCATAGATGACGAccgaaacataaacaaattttagctGTTCGGTACAGTAAGCGCTGAATTTTCGGAATCGTCAATTGGCCCAACGCACTGCACGGAGGTAGTAGAATGTAGATAGAAATCGCACGCACTAGAAGAGAGAGTAGTCAGGAAAATGTACATATAGTGTAAGAGCAAAAGAATGAAATACTTATTGAAATTGTAATTACTTACCCAAAATGTTTATTACTTACCTGAATAATGAATAGTACCTAAAATGcattaaattgaattatttgtacCCAACCATGCATTGTTGAATATAGTATCCAATTGGATTTAATATAGTCGAATGATTATAAATCTCGCCAAAGAGTTTGAATTCTATTATTTCTATGTTCCATCACAACGCGTTCCGtgttcaagatttgaaatttgaatgttccTAGAATTTTGCCCTTCCACGACCGTTCGCTTGTTGGTGATGGGAGTTTGGTAGTCCAATGATGAGATTGTCAGGCATGGGTGGTATCGTACCGAATGATGTTAGGATTATTCTCTAGGTACTGAGAATTTTTGAAAGTGTGTCCGAGATTTTCTCGAGTTTTATTGGCTTGCTGATACGGAAGTCAACCTTTTTCCGATCCTTCAGCATATCGTATAATAGTTACTGGACTCGCCCTGAAGTGAGTCTCAGCCGGGCAATTCAATCGTGGTGTGCTGTCCCTTATAGGGTGGCGCTTAAGCAGCATGCTTGCTTCGGGTCGTTCAAGGTTGACTACAAATTGGCGGTATAGTCCCTCGACTCTTCTTTTAATGGTATCTGAAAATAGGCGTCTTTCAGATCGATGaccgagaaaaatttcgcctttTCCAACTTGTGAAAAATATCGCTCATCGATCTCATCGGATATGAATCTTTTCTAGTTAGGGCGTTGATTTTTCTTGAATCCAGGCAGATTCTAAGCTTCCCATTAGATTTTCTCACGGGGACTAATGAACTAGCCCACTCGCTTGTGCATTCCTCAATCGCATCTAGCTTCTTGTACCGTTCTAGCTCGGTATCCATCTCGGCTTGGATTGCAGGAGAACATCGATACAAAGGTTGGCGGATTGGTTTCGCGTCCTCCTTCAGAATGATCTCATGTTGAAGCATTGTAGTCCGGCCCAAACGATGATCCGTTGTGACCGGAAACTGACGGACGGCTTCTACAAGAACAGCTCGATCTCTTGAAGTTAACTCGTGCTCTGTCTCCACGGTTTCAGGTGTTGTTTTCGATGGTTCCGGGAGCTCCAATGCTGGGATATCCAAACTTTCATCCGGTTCAGTCTGCTTCAAAACTGGTAACGCCTCAACAGGACATAGGGTGATTTCGATCGTGTCAACTGTTGGTAACCTTTCACCTTCTCTCTCAGCGATAGGGACTCGTTCAAAACCATCTCTTCCTTCGATCATGGGTTGAATGCCGAAGGACTTCCAAAAATTGTAGCCTAGAATCAACTTGCGACATACTTGCGGAACTACCAGTGTAGAAATAACCCTAGTTGTTCCCCGAAATTCGATTGGAAGCTGCACGTACCCCAAACATTCATGGACTGTCTTGTCCGCCGTCACGATCTTAAGCGGGCTCGGGTGTAACTTTAATCCGTTTCTATCGGCTATGTCTTTGATGCAAGTTACGCTGACGCTAGCACCCGAGTCCAGCAAAGCATCGTAGTCCTGATCAAAGATCCTTACTTTGACGTGTGGACAAGTTTCTGGGTGAACTCTCACCTCACACACTTTCATAAATGGATCGTTAAAAGTATCATCACTGGGAACTGGCTCTATTGGTGGAATGCTGTAGTCCCCTCTCTTGCACTCCCCCTTTCGTTTCCCGCCCGTGGATTGCGTGGGTGACTATCGCAGAACGTTGATGTTTTACCCGGGTTCCCGCAAATGTAGCAAAAAATTCGCTTCTCCTCCTTGCACTGCCTCCACAAATGCCCTTGCTTTCGACAGTTCCAGCAATATGTTCCTGGCCTCTCTGCTGAAGCTATTCCTGCATGATCGCCCTCGTTGAATGGTGGTTTCCGCGCTCCACTTTCGTGTGTCCCTCGACGTCTGTCTTGGAACTTTCCTGTCATCGCATTCACCTCTTCAGTCTCCGAATACCCTGAATACGTTTGATCAGACTCCTCTGTCGCCTCCACGTGGTGTAAGTTAGACGACTTTGAAGGCCCCTCGCGAAAATGCCGCAACGCAGGATCATTTGCGTCGATCCTATAGGCGTAGTACTCCAGCT
It includes:
- the LOC129743367 gene encoding dendritic arbor reduction protein 1-like translates to MHHWKGDLYVEFSAKNSRRRTTMDVSGNCLGILLSHAIGSPNDGGQIRVSFYRVVEQHQHQHQHHHQNQHQNQHQNQHQHQHQHQHHHHHHHQHKHQHQNQHHDQQQLKHQHQNRHQNQHQNQNQLAKKNSNFFCCSFCVPTKKIGKRRAFTHRARACANCVAVQATTLFRPTATSRRRSQSQQITAAGFRQLQPAGCPTSPATARTSAAPTSTFAVGVPLHLLSVSNNITSSIDSNTNTRSRRGLSQATERETQRRPGRTWHCHCNRAAGGTFFLNTPEITRIRFETRRKLNFPF